The Thalassotalea agarivorans region GCGTGGACTAAATGCATTTCGTTTGAAATATCAGTAGTACCAAATTTAGATGTTTGGTTAGCAATACCAACGAACATAACAGATGCTGCAAAATGCTCTGTTAATTTAGTTGCACCCCAAGCAGACGCGTAGCCACCATATGAGCCACCTGTAATACCAACACGTTTGCTATCAACTAATCCCATCTCTACCAAGTGGTTTTTAAAACGTACCAAGTCGTTAAATTCTTCTCCGGCATAATCATTTTGCCCTAATTTAGAATAGGCAACGCCTTTACCTGTAGAACCACGATAGTTTGGATAGAATACTGCATAACCGCGAGCAGCACCCATTTGACCAGGACGAGAATAGGCAGTTACCCAACCGTCTTTGTCATGTGCTTCTGGACCACCATGAACAGACATAATTAGCGGATAACGCTTACCTTTTTTATAGTCTAGCGGATACACTAGTACGCCATCGAGCTCTGTGCCATCTTCCGCTTTAAAGCTCACTGTCTCTTGTTTTGCAAAACGCTTATTTGCAAGCCAAGCATTAGAGTTAGATACGCGTGTCTCTTTGCCTTTTCTGACCATAAACACCTCATTTGGATGTTTAGCTGTATGGCCTTTTGTTACTAAGGTTTTATCAGAATTTGATACTGAAAGGTTGCTCGCGATAAATGTGCCATTTTCTACAATTACGTCTATGTCACTGCTACCCGGTTTGATAGTTGCTATGTAGCTTTGCGTGCCGACATTAGCAACAAAGTGCAACGTATTGCTCTTATTTGCCCATTCTATATCGCCAACATGCCCCATGAAATTAGGTAACCAATCGGTCAATTTGCCGGTTTTAGTCTCAACTAAAAATAGTCGGCCTGTTGCTGGGTCATGCTTATCTTCAGCGCCAACAATAGCAATGTATTTGCCGTCTGGAGATAATTCAGCACTACCTAACTTACCTTCTGTCGCAATAGACAAAGCGACCTTCTTTGACGCTGTGTTAAACACGTGCCATTGAGATTTCATGTATTGGTCGTCGATAAGAGAAGTTGGCTGAGTTTTTACCAATAAAGTATCTTGCGCTTTACCCCAAGAAATGTCACTGACATAGGCGTCAATGGCAACCGCTTTAGGATCTATCGCTTTATCACTGGCAACAAGATCAACGAAAAACAGCTGCTTGTTTTTCAAGTTTTCTTCATAAACTTCAGCCATAAAGCCAAGTTCTTTTAATTGTTTTTCAGACTTGTCTTTAGCTGGATTTGCTAAAATTGCCACTTGCTTGCCATTAGGGCTCAGTTGATAGCGGCTGACTGATTTCTCTTTTAACGCGATAACTACCTGACGCTCACCACCACTAAAAGGTATACGGTAAAGCTTAGTGAACTTGTCGTCGTCAAACTTACCTAGAAAGTAGATAAATTGGCCATCAGCTGACCAAGCGATGCTACCAAGATTGACTTTACCTGTAATAAATGCGCGCTCTTCGCCCTTTGCATTGGTAACAAAAAGGTTACTGTAGTTACGGCCATTTTTATCCACATAAAGCTCACGTGGAATTGATCGTGTGAACGCTACATAGTCGCCACTTGGGCTGACTTGCGATTGAATAACCGATTTAACTTTCGGAATGTCTTCAATTGTAATTGTGTTGTTCGCTGCTGCACTCACACTTAACGTGCCAATACATAGCGCAAACAATGCTTTGAACTTAAGCATAATATTCCCATGTTTGTAATAATTGCGATCAGTCTAGCGAAAGATTAAATCAAAACCTAGATGTAGATTACAAATCGATACGCAATTCATCTACTTTTGTGTTCACCTGCCGTTACAACGCAAAAGTCTGTCACTATTGCTCTCTTTCCGGCTTAAATCCGTATAAAAGTACAAAATAACAGCATTTTCGCACTCGAAATTTGGCAAAAATTTGCTAGAATACGCGCCAATTAAAGGAGAAAGATTTATGCCAGCATATGTGGTGGGACACAAAATCCCAGATTCAGATTCTATTTGTTCAGCAATAGCTCTTAGTTATTTAAAAAATGCTATTGGTGAAGAGTGCGTTCCTGCGCGATTAGGTGAGCTTTCACCTGAAACACTTTTCATTTTAGATAAGTTTGGTTTTGAACAACCAGAGCTTAAGTTAAGCTATGCTGGTGAAAGCTTATACATTGTCGATCATTCAGACCGCGTACAAGGCCCTGACGATATTGATGATGCAACTATTTTAGGCATTATTGATCACCACAAGCTTGGTGATATTACAACGTCGACGCCACTAGAGTGTTGGATTCGCCCTGTTGGTTGTACAAATACCATCATCAAAATGATGTATGATTTTCACGGTGTAGAGATCCCAGCAAACATCGCTGGCGCAATGATGTGCGCTATCTTAAGTGACACAGTTATCTTTAAATCACCAACCTGCACAACGGCTGATATCAAATGTGTTGAAGCACTAGCAGAGATTGCGGGCATTGAAGATCCACAAGCATTGGGCATGGAAATGTTCAAAGTAAAATCTGCTGTTGAAGGCACGCCTATTCGTGACTTAGTGTTACGCGACTTTAAAGACTTTGACATGAGCGGTAATAAAGTGGGTATCGGCCAACTTGAAGTTATCGATCTAGCTATCTTTGACGAAATGAAAGATGACTTACATGCGGACCTAGCAGCTTTGAAAGAAGAAGGCGGCCGCCACAGTGTTATGTTACTGCTTACCGATATTATGAAGGAAGGTTCTGAAATCCTAGTAGTAAGTGACGATGACGACTTAACAGCAAAAGCTTACGGCAAAGCAACAACTGAAGGTCGTGTATGGATTGACGGTATTATGAGTCGTAAGAAGCAAGTAGTACCACCACTACAAGATTCATTTGCAGGATAACTTAAGAGCGAAGCTCTAAGTGCTAAGTGCTAAGTGCTAAGTGCTAAGTGCTACAAGATGTTAAATTAAAGCCCAGCATTCGCTGGGCTTTTTTATAACTCATCTATTTTACTCGACAAATCATATTGTTTATCTGTGACAATCGCTTCTAATACTTCGATGCGTTTGCTTAACTGGCTGAACTGTTGATTGACCTGTTCAAGCGACTTTTCTGCTAGCTGCTCTTGCGCTTGCAACATACTTAACTCTATTTGCTTCATTTTACGCTTATGGCCAGCATAAATTGCAAAGAAAGCTAGCGGAACACCAAATACAACGGCGGTACATAGAAATATCCAAAGGTTCATCTATTATTTACTCACAATGACTGTATCAGTGTTTAAGCTATCAAAAACTATTTAAGAATCAAGTTGCGCGAGAACATAATCTAAACCACCGACGATCGCTGCCACTTGCGCCTGTACACAATTTTCGTCATCGACTAGCTCTGAATCTGGATAAACTTCCGTTGTAGACACATAGCTAGCGTCTGTCATGCCAGCACATAAACTTAGGCCTTTGCAGTCATAATTGATCACGCCAAATTGCTCTAATGCAACGCCAATGTATTTACCGTTTTCATCCGCTGGCGCTATATGAGTCACTTGCTTTACGCTATCGATTATCGCCTTTTGAAATGCGGGATCGTCTCTACCCGTATCTCCGACACCATAAAATCCGTCGGGAATATTCCATGATTTTTGATCAATAGCATCTCTTGCTGAAAGTGCAGGGCGAAATTCAGTATTGTCGGTATCGGTTGTTTCGTGCAAATCGATATGCATAAGCGGTTTAATATCGTGCTCAGCTAAATACGCCATAATCGCTGCAGATTCCTGCGCCGGCGTATCAGCGTAAAATGAGCGATTGGGATCAATTGCATCAACATTCCAGCGATTAATCGTTTCATAACCCCATGGACTAATGCACGGTGCTACAACAAAATTAACGCGACCTTGATAGGCTTTAAGTTTGTCTTTTACAAATCTTAATGCGCCGTGCACACCGCTTGTTTCATAGCCGTGGACACCACCTGTGATCAAAATGGTAGGTTTATCCTGCTGCCAATCAAGCGATTTTATAACAAACAACGGATAATCGTTATTGGGATATTGCAACAATCCATATTGTTCGACTTTAATGGTTGCAGCCATGGTAGCGGCAATTTCTTCGAGCTCTGATAGTACAAGCTCAAAATAACTACGTTTGATCGTTTGCGCTTGATACCATTGATATTTTTCTTTGCTAGACCAAGGTGTGCCAGGCGTACCAATAGGGTAACTCATGATAATTAATCTCTTCTATATTGATTAAGTCTTTCTTCACCGTTGCGGGCATAGGCGGCATAGGCCACTTCTTTGTCTACAACTGTTTTACCAACTGGAGCAAAGGAAATTTCAGCGAGCTTTAAGTGCTGAATGCCAAACGGTATGCCAATGATGGTGATAAACCAAAAGACTGCATGAAAAAGGTGGAAAATAGCCAGGATTAATCCCGGGAAAATAAACCAAATGATGTTACCCAAAAGGCCTAAAGCGCCAGTACCAATATCTTCTCTTCCGGTTAGTGCGTCTCGTGCAATCACTTCTTTACCAAACGGGAATAATGAAAATGCGCCTAACACAAAACATGATCGAGCCCATGGAATACCGACAATACTAATCAGTGCGATTACACCTATTGCCCACCAAATCAGTGCCATCGTTAGGCCACCCAACAGTAGCCATAAAATATTTCCTAGTAATCTCATTAAGCTTGCTCGGCTAATATTTGATTAATAATACTGACATAGTTTTCGACACCCTGAGCACCAGCGACAAGATACTTATCAACGATTATCATCGACGGGACACTACTAATGCCATGCCCAGTCCAGGTATTTGCCTGACTTTGCACACGTTGTTGCAAGCTTTCATCTGCAAGAGCAAGTTCTGCTTGCGCCACATCTAAACCAACTGAGTCCAAAATTTCCATTAAAATTGCAAGGTCGCTTATGTTTTTGCCTTGCGAAAAGTAAGCCTCAAACAAAGCGAGCTTTAGTTCGTGTTGCTTATTATATTTTTCTGCCCAATAAAGTAACACATGGCAGGCAAAGGTATTATAAATACGACTTTCATCGGCAAAGTTGAAAGTAATCCCCAAATCTTCACCAATAGTTTGTAAGCGCGCTCTCGCGTCAGCACTTTCTTGCGCTGTTGAGCCATATTTTTCCATAATATGCTCACGCAAATTCTGCCCTTGTTCAGGCATTTGAGGGTTTAGCTGAAATGGTTGCCAGGTGATATCAAGTTCAACACCTAATTGATTTGCTGCGGTTTCTAATTGTTTGTATCCCACATAACACCAAGGACAAACAACATCTGAAACAATGTCTATTTTTAATGATTGAGCCATAAGTCAACACATCGAGTTAAAGATAACTATGATCTTGGGTCGAATCACTTTGTTTCAACCCTTGGCTAAATTCTTTACTTCGATAAGTCGCTAATGTAATTCGTTTCGAAAGCTCTCTTATATTTATCACTCCTATAGGAGCAATAGTCCAGGGGTGTTGCGTGACACCCCTAGGATTGGGACTTAATACCCTTAGAAATCAACTCTGCAGTAACTAATTAAAAAGATAGCAAGGCAGATTCGATGGTCTGTAGCTAGCTACGTCCGAGGATATACTGCAGACAGGTTTTATAAGTAGTTGCTGCCCGAAGGGTGCTTGTAAATCCAAACTGCTTTTTGTTGCTCCTCCAAGCATTAGATGACTAAAGCATTGAACTCTCGCCGCAAGCACTTCGGATTTTCAAAGCACAGCGTTAGATTTTTAAGGGTAGTAAGTCCCTAACCCCCACGCCCCAACTCGGTTTGACGACCCCGCTATCAATTTTCGATGATGTCGATGTACCGTCTCAATAGCACATCCTTGTCCTATTTCATCTTATGCTTCGTCCTTGAAGACAAATACCAATCCACTTTTAAAATTAGCTACTCAGCAAGAATTGAAGGGCATTACATCAAGGCTTTAGGTGTAGGGAATGATATTTCATTTGCAAAGCTAGTAACGCAGATGTAAAGAATTTCAAACTTGCCTAGCAGGGACACATCAAGCAGAAAATAATTGCGCTAAATTAATAATGAATAGATGACTATATCAATAATAATTTAGCTTACTCTTTTCACCCTGATGATGTCCTGAGTAGCTAATTTTAACAGTGGATTGGTATTCGGACATGATCATCAAAAAATGATATCGGCAACCCTCAATGGGGAATTGGTTATGTTGCACTGCTCGCTTTGAAAGTAGCCGAACAGATAAATAGCGTCTCGCTTAACATCTTTTTAACTTATTGTTTTACAGTAGATTTTTGTTCTTTAATAGGTTTTAATAGGAAACTCGCTAAATAAATCAATAAGTTATTGGGACTCATTTTTTAAAACCATAATTAAAATGTGGGGTATTAACAGGAATTCCCGATATTAAGCGTTAGTTGTTTCTCAGGTATGGAGTAAATGAAAAGTATGGATGCTAATCAAATAAAAGCCTTGATAGCTTCAATTGAGGCTGAATTACCATTCACTCCTCCATTTCAATACAAAAAATTTGGTGAAGATCCTTATCCTCTAAACTTTTCCGAAAATGTAACTTATTTAGGAGATTGGTCGGCACATTGTTTGCGCCCTTATTCCAAAATTGAGTGGTTTTGTATTAGACCTCAGTATCTCAAGAGAGTTGGAAAACTAGTGCCTCCTAAAGTAATTTCGTGTGAGTCAGATTTCATAAGTCTTTTACATAAATTAAAAGTTTCTTTTGTATTTCAGGGTGATAGTATTTTAATCCATTGTAATAAAAACAACTAACAAGGTGCTCAACATGATAAGTAACATTGTCACAGTTTTAGCAAAAGACGCAAAAAGCGGTGCCATTATTATTTACACGTTAGCTTAGCGTTATGTGTACCGGAAAGGAAGCGAGTCTTGCCTAAATATCAAATACCAAAATCCCCAGGCGAATTCGAAATTGTTGAATCTAAATCTGGAACACCTTTAATTTGGAACCGCAAGAATGGTAAAGGTAAGGTTTCTATTCCTTGTAGAAACTGGAGCCATGCTGAAGAGGTGTTAGAAAAGTTAAATGACTTAAAGAAAGGTGGCGAGTTGTGGGTTTAAAAATTCACCCTCATTGCGTTTTGTACACATAACACATATGAACCTTCCACCCGTCAATAGGCAATAAGGTTTTTTATTAGCTACCGCAAGGTAGCTAATTTGTTTAGCAATCAGCAAAATCTATTACTTCGCTCTGTCAGTTAACCGTTAAATCATTTACGGCAAACACATATTGAGGCTCTCTTAGTGTGATCTCATCACTGCCAACCTTGTCATTCCCTTCGTTAAGCTGGGGCACTAGACAGTTATCGGTTAACCTTAGTTGGCACTATTCAAGCGAATGATTCAGTGGCTAATAGCCCTGTTCAGTTAGTGTCAGGCTCAGCTAAGGTGTAAACGATTTTGCTCATTGTTTATTAGTGCGCACCAATAGGGTGTCTAATCAAGCCGACAAGGCTTATACAACGACAACACTTACCTGCAATGGGATGACAATTTCATACTTAATCGCAAATAATGCAAGGTTGTTCATGCTCATCCAGTTAGGTGTTCAGCTCACCCCATTGTGCGACTTAAACCGTTAAGAATCGTTCATCATCAAACACCGTTTTATGTTTCAGCATGTAGTAAACGCAGCGACCAATTTTATGAGCGAGTACTGATAAGGCTTTTGCTTTGCTCATGCGCTTTTGCAGTTTGTTCAAGTAGCGACGGGCTTTGTCATTTCCACGTAAATACAACACGGCTGCTTCACTGAATGCCCACTTTAAATGGCCGTTGCCTATTTTATTGCCTGACGTGCCGTAGGTTTTACCTGCCGATTCGGCTTTGCATTTGACTAAGCGGCAATAGGACGCAAAATTTTGTACAGATTCGAATCTGTCGATGTCGCCAATTTCATACAAAATTGTCATCGCGAGAATAATGCCTATACCTGGGATAGTTCTAAGTTGTGCGTAATAGTCTGGTCGATGCTGTTTGGCTTTTCGCTCAATAAAGTATTCAAGGTACTTTAGCTCTTTGGCGTAGCTATCGAGTATTGCTAAATCAAAATTCACATTACGTTGCACCACTTCATCGTCAAAGCGGTGACGAAAGGCTTCGCGCGCTGACGGATTTTTCATATGCAACTCTAGTGCTGGGTAGTTGTATTGGCTATTGGTATTAACGATATGCGCTTTAAGTTGTGCGCCATGCCTGACGAGCTTGGTTCTTCTGCGTAGTAAATCGCGCGTGGAGCGCATGGTTTGTGGGTAGGTATAGGCTAATGGGAAATTACCACCACGAAGTAAGCTGGCAATTTTATAGGAGTCTATTTTGTCATTTTTGGCTTTGCCGCCGTGAATGGCCTTCATATAAAGTGCATGACCGAGAACAAAATTAATGCCTTGTTGTTCGCACCAATCACTCACCCAGTACCAGCAATGCATGCATTCAACACCGATAACGATATTGCCAAAGTACGGTGAAAGCAGTTGATTTAATGCTGCTTGTTCAGCCTTAATTTTTTGGTGAACGACTTTTTCGCCGTCTCTATTCAAAATGCAGACATAAAGAATTCTGGCGTGTAAGTCGATTCCACAATAAAAATCGTGTAATTTAGTATAGAATTTCATTGAGCTTTCTCCTTTTGGTTTGGTCGCCTTGAAGTTTAGCCAATGGTTAAACTTCGGGGAGAAGGTTCAATAAGTATCAAGCCGATTAAAATAGACAAAACACAGTTGGCTTGTGCTCCTTCGTTGCTAATTTTATCCAACATTAGCATTGCCCTGCTGCAGAGTGTTGCAAGATTGATAAGAAATATTGTAGTTGTACTTTGTTCCTTGCTCCTTGCGCCTTGCTCCTTGCTCCTTGCTCCTTGCTCCCTGTTCAACAATAATATTTTGACTTTAACTACCTAACACTTCAGAATATTTTTAACCTATTGCTATGGCTGTTTACTGATGTCTGAACTTGAACAATTGATTGCCAATTCAAGAGTAAATGAAAGCATTTCACGCAAACTTTTTGCGATTGAGACAGAAATTCTTGCTTGTCGTTCAAGCAACGAATTACTCAAAACCTTGCTCGATTCCATTCAAGATAAATTTAAACTTCAAGGGATTTGTTTACTCCTTGTCGAGCCATCGCCCATTAGCTATATCAACCATGCAGAAAATACGTCTGACTGGCATCAACAACATATATTAAAAGTGTCGTCTTATGAGCTCAACGCTTTTCACCATGACGACAAGCCCTTTTTAACAAATCAGTTGGCTGAACTAGGTAATACCTTGCCACTCAATATACTAGCGCAAGCGAGCTCTGTAGCGCTTACGCCTCTAAAAATGGAAAACAAGTTGTTTGCTAGTTTGGTGTTTATTTCCAATGACCCACAACGCTTTCATAGTGGCCTTGGTACTTTTCATCTAGAGCAACTTGCCGTGAAAATAGGCCTGTGTTTGTCCAACGTATTGATACGAGAACAGCTCGAATACATGGCGCTTTATGACAATCTTACAGGCGTAGGTAATCGTCGCTTGATGGAAAATGATTTAAAAGAAGAGCTAATGCGCCACCAGCGTTACAAAATTCCATTTTCAGTGCTGTTTATCGACTTAAACAAGTTTAAACCAATCAATGACACCTATGGTCACGATTGTGGTGACGCCGTTTTGCATTATGTGGCCAATACCTTAAAAGAACTAGTGCGTGAAAATGACAAAGTGTACCGCTATGCCGGGGATGAATTTGTTGTTTTACTCTCGGGACAAAACTATCAAGAAGCTGAACTTGCTGCGAAACGTCTTAGCGATTATTTCTTTGCGAGAAAAATGCCCTATCAAGACAAGCAACTCACGGTTACTATCAGTGCTGGCGCCGCGGCAAGCGATGCTAAAAAGAGTGTAGATCAATTGCTAAAGGAAGCTGACGAGCAACTATATCATTACAAAAAGCTTGCCCATCAACGATTGGCTCAGGGTTAAGCAGACATTAAAAAAGCCGGCGATTGCCGGCTTTTTTATTAAATCGAAAATGAGGCGCCACAGCCACAGGTGGTTTCAGCATTTGGATTATTCACCAAGAAGCGGCTACCTTCTAGCCCTTCAACATAATCCACTTCACCGCCGACAAGGTATTGTAAGCTCATTGGGTCTACAACCATGGTTACACCATTTTTCTCAATCGTCATATCACCTTCGTTAACTTTTTCGTCAAAGGTGAAGCCGTATTGGAAACCAGAACAACCACCGCCAGTTACGTAAACACGTAATTTTAGCGCCGGATTTTCTTCTTCAGTGATAAGCGTATGCACTTTTGAAGCGGCTGCATCGGTAAATTGAATTGGTAATGCGTCAGACATTAATGAACCCTCTAAAAATTCTAGGCGCGAATTATCTTAAACTTGACTATTTTAATCAAGTATAGACCGCTTTATTTCGATTATGATTTTGTAAATAAGTCAGACCAAGGGTAATGTTTGTCGATGCGCTGATATTTTTGCCACGAATTTTGCGTTAAAACACCGGCTACAACCACTTTTTCAGGTTTGAAATCTTTCGGTAGTGTTAACTCGCCATCAATAATTTGAAAGTAACGGAAACTAAAACTCAAATCTTTCTTTGAGACTTCCGAAACATCACCCACGTCATAAGTTACCGGTCTACCTTTCAAACTGCCCACCAACTTAATATCAATATAACCCTTAGCATATTGTTTCTTAAGTACTTGTTGCACGAGTACGGTTTGAAAGCGGTAATGGTTTAAACTTTCTGTTTTGAAAATATTGAAATCATCAATAACTAGACCGTCGGCTTGTTTCTCTGGCGCCATCACTTTTTCATAAAAAGCGAGTTCTTTTTTCGTTTGATAATAGTCCTTCTCAACGCCTTTTAAAGTGCTTTGTGCGCGTTGATTGGCCATTCTTTCAACTTCTAGTTCAGTCTCTAAAATATGGATATGACGTTGCTGATCTTGTTGCTGCTGATGCAGCTTTTGCAGTCTCTGCTTTTGCAATGCAAGTAAGTTATTTTGATAACCATGATAAAAGTTACCTACTCGATAACCACAAAACAAACACGCAGCAATAAGTGCGATAAGTAAGATTGCGCTTCTTAACGGACCAAGTTTGGTAACGATAATATTAAGGTCGATTTTTGCTAACCAATTCATTTAAATAGTATTATGATTATTAACTAGTAATGTGATGTAAATTTATTCGGCAATATAACAACATAAGCCCATGTCTTTCGATAGTCTAAAACAACGATTAGCTCTGCCACAAACAACGTGGCAACTGTGTTTACTGGCTGTAATTGTCGGTATCGCTTCTGCTTTTCTTATCATCGCATTTAACTTATGTATTGAAAAGCTACAATTATTGTACCTGCACCGAGAGAATGATTATACCGATATTGATGAAAATATTCGGTTACTCGTGCCAATCATTGGTGTGCTGGTGATTTTGGCCTTTGCGCGCATTACTGGCTACAAATATATGCGTACAGGTATTCCTTTCGTGCTGCATCGCTTAAAAGTTGCACATGGCATGATACCATTTCGTAATACGCTCAATCAGTTTTTTGGTTCGGTTGTTGCATTAAGCTCTGGCTTTAGTGTCGGTAAAGAAGGACCCGCCGTACATTTAGGCGCTGCATGTGCCTCTTTTATTGGTGAGCGCTTTTCTTTGCCCTTTAACAGTGTAAGAACATTGTGTGCCTGCGGGATTGCCGCCGGTATTTCTGCGAGTTTTAATACCCCTGTTGCAGCGGTAATTTTTGTTATGGAAGTTATTCTGCGTGAATACAAGGTGTACATGTTCATTCCTATTATGCTCGCTTCCATCATTGGCGCCATGATTACTCAAGGCATCCATGGGTTGAACTATGAACTCTCCTTTTTTAAAGATTTTTCGCTCACCGTAACGCACTACCCCTACTTAGTGTTATTGGGGCTCTGTTTAGGTGTTTTAGCGTTCTTGTTTAATCATTATTTAACCCGCCTAATTAAGATGTCAGCACGTTTGTCGGTGACCAAACGTTTATTAATTGCAGCAGTACTAACTAGCGCTTTAGGTTATATCGCGCCACATGCGATGAGTAATTCTTTGATTACCGACTTCAGCTCCGCATCGCAATGGCCAATGCAATTGTTGTTTACCTTACTACTAGCGAAGTTGCTGATGACGATTGTGGCCATCGGTCTTGGTATT contains the following coding sequences:
- a CDS encoding S9 family peptidase, encoding MLKFKALFALCIGTLSVSAAANNTITIEDIPKVKSVIQSQVSPSGDYVAFTRSIPRELYVDKNGRNYSNLFVTNAKGEERAFITGKVNLGSIAWSADGQFIYFLGKFDDDKFTKLYRIPFSGGERQVVIALKEKSVSRYQLSPNGKQVAILANPAKDKSEKQLKELGFMAEVYEENLKNKQLFFVDLVASDKAIDPKAVAIDAYVSDISWGKAQDTLLVKTQPTSLIDDQYMKSQWHVFNTASKKVALSIATEGKLGSAELSPDGKYIAIVGAEDKHDPATGRLFLVETKTGKLTDWLPNFMGHVGDIEWANKSNTLHFVANVGTQSYIATIKPGSSDIDVIVENGTFIASNLSVSNSDKTLVTKGHTAKHPNEVFMVRKGKETRVSNSNAWLANKRFAKQETVSFKAEDGTELDGVLVYPLDYKKGKRYPLIMSVHGGPEAHDKDGWVTAYSRPGQMGAARGYAVFYPNYRGSTGKGVAYSKLGQNDYAGEEFNDLVRFKNHLVEMGLVDSKRVGITGGSYGGYASAWGATKLTEHFAASVMFVGIANQTSKFGTTDISNEMHLVHARSYPWEKWQYYLERSPIYWVAQSKTPLLIMHGKDDPRVHPAQSMEMYRYMKVQGKDVRLVYYPGEGHGNRKVAAQYDYSLRLMRWMDNYLIAGKKAMPPYKIDHKANMDAKKKDSK
- a CDS encoding manganese-dependent inorganic pyrophosphatase; translation: MPAYVVGHKIPDSDSICSAIALSYLKNAIGEECVPARLGELSPETLFILDKFGFEQPELKLSYAGESLYIVDHSDRVQGPDDIDDATILGIIDHHKLGDITTSTPLECWIRPVGCTNTIIKMMYDFHGVEIPANIAGAMMCAILSDTVIFKSPTCTTADIKCVEALAEIAGIEDPQALGMEMFKVKSAVEGTPIRDLVLRDFKDFDMSGNKVGIGQLEVIDLAIFDEMKDDLHADLAALKEEGGRHSVMLLLTDIMKEGSEILVVSDDDDLTAKAYGKATTEGRVWIDGIMSRKKQVVPPLQDSFAG
- a CDS encoding M14 family metallopeptidase, coding for MSYPIGTPGTPWSSKEKYQWYQAQTIKRSYFELVLSELEEIAATMAATIKVEQYGLLQYPNNDYPLFVIKSLDWQQDKPTILITGGVHGYETSGVHGALRFVKDKLKAYQGRVNFVVAPCISPWGYETINRWNVDAIDPNRSFYADTPAQESAAIMAYLAEHDIKPLMHIDLHETTDTDNTEFRPALSARDAIDQKSWNIPDGFYGVGDTGRDDPAFQKAIIDSVKQVTHIAPADENGKYIGVALEQFGVINYDCKGLSLCAGMTDASYVSTTEVYPDSELVDDENCVQAQVAAIVGGLDYVLAQLDS
- a CDS encoding YccF domain-containing protein; amino-acid sequence: MRLLGNILWLLLGGLTMALIWWAIGVIALISIVGIPWARSCFVLGAFSLFPFGKEVIARDALTGREDIGTGALGLLGNIIWFIFPGLILAIFHLFHAVFWFITIIGIPFGIQHLKLAEISFAPVGKTVVDKEVAYAAYARNGEERLNQYRRD
- a CDS encoding DsbA family oxidoreductase produces the protein MAQSLKIDIVSDVVCPWCYVGYKQLETAANQLGVELDITWQPFQLNPQMPEQGQNLREHIMEKYGSTAQESADARARLQTIGEDLGITFNFADESRIYNTFACHVLLYWAEKYNKQHELKLALFEAYFSQGKNISDLAILMEILDSVGLDVAQAELALADESLQQRVQSQANTWTGHGISSVPSMIIVDKYLVAGAQGVENYVSIINQILAEQA
- a CDS encoding DUF6678 family protein, whose amino-acid sequence is MDANQIKALIASIEAELPFTPPFQYKKFGEDPYPLNFSENVTYLGDWSAHCLRPYSKIEWFCIRPQYLKRVGKLVPPKVISCESDFISLLHKLKVSFVFQGDSILIHCNKNN
- a CDS encoding IS110 family RNA-guided transposase codes for the protein MKFYTKLHDFYCGIDLHARILYVCILNRDGEKVVHQKIKAEQAALNQLLSPYFGNIVIGVECMHCWYWVSDWCEQQGINFVLGHALYMKAIHGGKAKNDKIDSYKIASLLRGGNFPLAYTYPQTMRSTRDLLRRRTKLVRHGAQLKAHIVNTNSQYNYPALELHMKNPSAREAFRHRFDDEVVQRNVNFDLAILDSYAKELKYLEYFIERKAKQHRPDYYAQLRTIPGIGIILAMTILYEIGDIDRFESVQNFASYCRLVKCKAESAGKTYGTSGNKIGNGHLKWAFSEAAVLYLRGNDKARRYLNKLQKRMSKAKALSVLAHKIGRCVYYMLKHKTVFDDERFLTV
- a CDS encoding DUF484 family protein, with product MSELEQLIANSRVNESISRKLFAIETEILACRSSNELLKTLLDSIQDKFKLQGICLLLVEPSPISYINHAENTSDWHQQHILKVSSYELNAFHHDDKPFLTNQLAELGNTLPLNILAQASSVALTPLKMENKLFASLVFISNDPQRFHSGLGTFHLEQLAVKIGLCLSNVLIREQLEYMALYDNLTGVGNRRLMENDLKEELMRHQRYKIPFSVLFIDLNKFKPINDTYGHDCGDAVLHYVANTLKELVRENDKVYRYAGDEFVVLLSGQNYQEAELAAKRLSDYFFARKMPYQDKQLTVTISAGAAASDAKKSVDQLLKEADEQLYHYKKLAHQRLAQG
- the erpA gene encoding iron-sulfur cluster insertion protein ErpA produces the protein MSDALPIQFTDAAASKVHTLITEEENPALKLRVYVTGGGCSGFQYGFTFDEKVNEGDMTIEKNGVTMVVDPMSLQYLVGGEVDYVEGLEGSRFLVNNPNAETTCGCGASFSI
- a CDS encoding DUF6776 family protein, whose product is MNWLAKIDLNIIVTKLGPLRSAILLIALIAACLFCGYRVGNFYHGYQNNLLALQKQRLQKLHQQQQDQQRHIHILETELEVERMANQRAQSTLKGVEKDYYQTKKELAFYEKVMAPEKQADGLVIDDFNIFKTESLNHYRFQTVLVQQVLKKQYAKGYIDIKLVGSLKGRPVTYDVGDVSEVSKKDLSFSFRYFQIIDGELTLPKDFKPEKVVVAGVLTQNSWQKYQRIDKHYPWSDLFTKS